The DNA window AACCAATTAGCTCTGTACAAGCAATACCTTTTCTCTTAGTCAGCTGCTTGTTAATAAAATACGTCTTTATCTCAAGGCGCTAGCTCTAAGATGCCAAACAAAATGCAATTCACCATCATAGATAACTGGAAATCCATGGCATGTATTAGTGCGTGGTTGATAAGAGGCCCAAAACTGTATAGAAGAAGGCTGAGTTCATCAGATGCAAGACTGGACCCAGGGTTTTATGTCACTTACAGGACTGCTTCGCTTGCTGTTTAAATCTTAGAAGTCAAGGAGCGTGACCTCATCAAATTCAACTTATTAGTTTGCCAGTATGTAACCATAATAGTCTGTCACCGctctttttttttgcttgttttattattttcaaaacataCCACGAAAGGATCGCATAGAGAGTTAGGTACACACAAGGTGATAAAGAGGTGATAAGCTTATTTTTTTCCTGTCTGATTTTGCTGACTCTAGAACTCTGTGCTTTACCAAGGCTGAACTGTAATAGAGTGCTCGTGTTTCCAACGTTAAACTTGTGCTGTAAATTTTAACTCCCTGATTGGCGAATTTTACTCCCTTATAATTTCATTGTGAATAGTGCCGAAAATACACATGCAGCATGGGTAGTTCAATGTGAGAAGTTGACAGGGGTGTGTATTTACACCATCAACTTATACCGCAAAATATTTGTGTGCCTGGAGCACAACTGTGGATTAGACTTATTTTACTGTGCACCAGGCAGGAGGTGGGGATGCCACTGGAAAAAGCAGAAGCCCAGTGGCAAAACAAAGGCTTCCTTAGCACTACCCATTTTTACTTGGATACGCCAAGGAGGGTTGTATTCATTCCTAGGACCCTACGACATGGCCCGTCTCTAGTTACAGTAAAGGAGAGCACCTGAGTTGAACCATCATAAGGGAAGAGAGCTCATCTAAATAGAGGAGTGGCTAAAGAGCTGTAGACAGGCCTGCTGGCAGCTGAAGTCTGCCATTTACAACAGAGGCTACTGGGTAATTACACAGTATAACAAGCAAGAAGTGCTGCAAAGGAGGTGGAGGGACTGTTAGAAAATTGGATTGTTCAGTTGTGTTTCTCCaatcactggctagtgcacaggaCAAAGCTGTCATCTCGACCTAACCTCCCCAGAACATACCTGGGAAAATTCCACTTGTGGAGGACGGCCCTGCTGGAAGAAGACTCCcgagtcctgctgcaagaagaggaCTCACTAATAGACTCAAGAACTCGGGATTTCTGTTGGCATTGAGGGACTGTTCTCAAAGGGACAAATGGTTGGCCTTCAGTTTGTCTGCTTCTTAGACACAAAAAGCAGGACGCCCGACTCTGAGAAGGCCCAACTGACTACAGGCTACTACAGAGTCGACCTGTAACCTAGATGTCTGGCCTTAGGAAACTAGCGGCTGTGGGACTGACAAGAAGAACTTTGAAAAGAGCCTTGTTTTACGCCAATGATCTCTTATCGTTAGACCATTCAGTCTTGTGGCTACAAAGACTACTGCAGACTCTCATTATTTATGCAACATAAAATCACCTAGAAGTCATTTTCAGCAAAAGAAAGATGCTATAATTTCAATCCACCAAGTGTGGTTGGCTTACTGACAGTCCAAGAGGAGAATCTATCTGCATATAGATGTTTGGGATTAGTGATGGCTAGAAAACCATACTGGGTCAATTtcttcaaacaaaaaaataatgttttaaactaTGACTGATAGCCTCCCACGGTTTAGTCTGAAATATGGAAGGCATATAGATATACAAGGCTACAGCGTAAGCCAGGAGTGGTTTATGGTTCCTAGATATAGTCTTCGCCTGTATGGAAGAAATTAATAAAACTGGAGCTCAAATTTGGGCTAGACTATTAGGAATAAATCAGAGCACCAAATGGAGACAATCTGACTTGAATTAAAAATGTTTCCTCTAAACCACAAATGATGAAAATTGACACTTGCCTGGTATGTGTAGTGTCATAAGAATAGATGCGCTAGGACCCTTGAGGCTCTGGGCAGACTTGAGAGATCACGCAACTtgttgggaggtgttaaggtgtagtTATTAATGGTTATGACGTAATCCGTGAATAGTATGTGatcgtatgctgaggaataaagatgtctaATCAAGAGCTCAGTGTGTGGCATGTTCTTTTGCATCCTCCCGGGCTGAGGAGGACGCTACACTATGCCACTTTGTTCTACTCTATAAAAGATATTGTTGCAAGCTGGGTTTTTAATGTAGTTATTCAATTGGCTTATCTatattgttataaattgggtctctgcttggcagaggtatgcaccctgtccaagtaggaaccaaagtcctagtcagggtaagtcactacacaacctaaattatcctgtactcaccttctggtagcttggcacagagcatgcaagcttaacttaaaaggcaatgcgtaaagtatttgtgcaaatagagaatatttatctgagtaaaataaggccaaaatgacaaaaatccaatccatagaaatcaagatatgaatttttaaagattaaatgtaaaatagaTTAAATGTTAAAAGTCACTAGcaatcaaaaggttacttgaggtcatgagggaccagtgcaaatctgaagttcaggccagccacaatgTAGGGTTAGGTCAgccacagaacccatgcagggtccactgaaatagtacctttgatggagcaaagcatcaacATTGAGGCAGTCGGATCACAGCATTGTCATCGGACTCCACTGAAATAAATGTGATGCGTCGTTGTCAAGCTGCACAGAGCATAGTCGTCTGGTCGGTAGGCTGTGAATTGGCTGTCGTCAAACAGCTTCTGTGTCAGTGCCGAAGGAGGAAAGCAGCGGAAATTCTTCCGCACatgaggtgatgcgtcaatttttgcAGGAATCAGCTGCCAAACCCACTTCTGGGGCCCGAattggagaggggcacctcaggcaatggTAGGATTTACAGATGTCAgaatccagcagcaccaggagagttgcaagcagttgttgatgtccctgagactgcagaagaacaaggggcaagccaacaagccctctgAGACACTCTAGGTCAGCAAAATGGGACCAGTCTTTATCCTCAGAAGGGCATAGAacagcaggcagaagggcagctcagcaaagcagaaaagcagttccttggaacagtcagtccaggcagagtggcagtccttacagcacagcagtctttactccagaagagttcttcccaagtccaggggTGATCTGATGTGGTGGGTTCAGtgacccagtacatatacccaagtgtgccttttaaagtggggaagatttcaaagagtggttctgaagtgcacaagtatccctttcaacccagcattgtctgccaggctatctgtatGGGATaaccagtcctttgtgtggggtcaggccactaccctatGAACTATAAGTGTGAGACCCTTCctccctaccagcccaggaagggCCATCAGAATACAGATGCATGTAGATGGGTGCTCAGCTACACCTAACCTTCCAGTGCTTGTGGCTGTCTATGgataatgcacaaagtgtagctgtcacctagtccagatgtgtattggagactggctataaggcacacagagcagtaaatttccactttctaaaagtggcatttctaaaatagtaattaatGTTAAACTCAACTTTACCATTGAAGGGAAGTTATCATtaacattccaaagatatgaaacatgatgtagctgctcCTTTCTGATTAAGAattgcagcttaaaagtatattaagaaattcccaatgctggcctatgagagaaataggcctcacatcagtgaaaaatgactttaagaggACATGTAAAACCAGGGCATgaaaaacagtcctgcctgttaaatacactgcaccctgtcctgtgggtcatgtagggcctaccgtaggggttacATATGTACGAAAATGGGAGTTTAGGacgtggcaaggggttttaaataccaagccaggtggcagtaaactgcgtacacaggcctttcaatggcaggtctgagacatggttaaacgcCTACCAATGTAggtgatacaatcagtgctgcagacctgctagtagattttaatttacaggccctgggctcatgtagTTCACTtgtcaagggacttacaagtaaattaaatatgccaatcgggtaggggggcaatattaccatgtttagggaagaaagcataagcacattagcactggtcagtagaaaTTAATTCAGAAAAATGAGGGAGGAGGgacaaaagttgggggaagacaacCATAAGGCTCACAGGTCTAACATATATACAGCCAGTACGGATCAAGATGTGAACAATGGCTAGATACTGTATATTGGAGATTGGATTTCAATGAAGAAGAGACTGAACAAATTATTATTGAAGGGAAGGATCAGGAAGGGAATTAAAACATGGTCCCTAAAGACTGGTCTGTAATGTCAAACCAGCAAATCATTATATAAGAGCTTTTGTACCCTGTTAAATGAGACACATTTGATTGCAACATACGATCAATTTCAGGAGAATGTTGATGTAGATGAACTTTAATCTTTATCTATTATTAGAAATGGAGGGAGGGATGATAGTGTTGTACACTCCTAGTTATAACATGGTGTCACTTCTGTGCTTTAAGTAATGAAATGCTGTTTTTAATAGAGTGGAGGCATTAAGGAGTAACTCTCTGAGAGATGTGGCCTAACTGGCAGAGCTGCCAGCCTTGAACGTGGGGAACCAGGTTCTATTCCTGACCTTGGCACAACATCCTGTGTTATTTGGTGAATCACTTAATACTCCTGTACCTAAAAGAAATGTTATGTAATCTGGTTCTTATTTAAAGTGCTCTAATGCACTTGGTCCAGGTTAAAGCTAGCTATATAAAACTAAAATCATCCTTTATGAATCCTAAAAAGCAACACATTTGGTAATCGCTTGTGGTATTTCTTGATAATTTCAAAGACGTttgaatttcatttattttttcctcctttctcttattATTATTCCTTCCCTTCTCTTTTTCCTGTTCTTCTTTTGCAGTTAACATAGTTTGTATTAAAGATAAACTATGTATTAAACTATTAAACTTAATGTGCTTGTAAATTCATAGGGTTCaatcaaataaaacaaatctaTTGACGTAACATCTTATCTCTGAGATTAATTATTGTGGTACATCCCTATCGCTGAAGCTTATGTCTTTATCCTTCACTTTATACCAAACCTGTGTCTCTCTCCACATGACTGGCTTTAGAAGCAAGGTCTGTGTCTGATCTTATAAGCTGGTTAATAATTCAACCATATTTTAACAGAAGTGAGTCAGGCTGAAACCAGTTATATGGCAAAGATATAACAGTGTATTTTCCCACATCTACATACTTAGATCATTTTTGCCCATAAACTACCTATATTTTCCCATGAGTGCCAATATTTCCTTTGAAAGTAGATGTACCGGTTTCTCATGAGTTAATTTTAAGTTAATTTTCCCTGTGACTTTGAAATAGAGTAGATGTTGGcaatcttctttccatcaaaattCCTTAAATGAGGTGTAAAGGTTGTCCCTTAAAGTAGAACTGAAGTGCAAAAACGTAAGATTAAGATTTgtaggactgtcctatctttttatgtgcagagaatccacagtcataaagatactactagtaaaatacatttgtgaacagCAAAAAATTGTAAACCtacaaaaaagtgtaagtttacctttgtgaatcaggccaatagTGTCTTGAGAATTAAGGAAAATTGGCAAGAGGGTGTCTATCCAACTTCATACACCACTGTGATGTGATTATTTCAGATTTTAGTTAATGCTTCGTTTAACATGTAAAGAAAATGCTAGTTTGCCTGGTGCAGCGCATCACATGCATGGTTCATGAGTATAGCAGGCATACTTAAACAGTTATGCAGATACTGAAAACATTCAGTGGACAGAACTAGAGAGTGGATTGGTGAGAACGGTGCTTGGAATAGTTTACATCTAGCAAAGATTaatgttattttatttcttttcagaAAGTGGTGCTAATGGAGTGATGTACTGGGAAAGAGAACGGGATAGCGTATCAGGAATGAAGAGAGAAGGAGAAACATTGAGGGTAAAGGAAATGGAGCATCTGATATTACCAGAGCAGGCTCCTACCATCGATGATACATACCACCAATGATATAATATTCCAGATACTtctactttttgtttctttttccttgttATATTAACATCGCATGGTCATCTGTATTTTTGCACCCATTGTTTGTCACGCTTTTTTGGCCTCAAGGAACTACTGGATTGTGTGGGAGTCATACAGGTAAATACAAAGATGCACTTCACTCCCAACATTGATTGCTCTGCTACCCTTCCAATCCAGGCCATTACCGCCATTCTGCAACAAACCCCACCAGAAACATCCTGAGATCTTTTCGGACCAGGTCGTCCTGAAGTGCCTCAGGGTAAAAACTTAGAAAGTCCGAGTGCCTACTCATCTCTGGCGTTTTCTATTGACAGTCTTTTAATCCTTGGCTCAGTGATCTTGTGCATAAGGAGGTGCCGCAGCCCTTGGCCTTGGCTGCAGGGCTAACTCAGACCATCGTGCCAAGTTGTTGACTGTTCAACAAATTACAAATCTTAACTGCCACGGAATCTGTGCCATCCTATTTCAGCTTCTTAATTACCTAAAATTGTGAATTCTGATAGTATCTTCAGGAAAATTGGTAGCATCTGCCTTTCAAATGTCCTCTTTTCTTTAAATGTCAGGGCTACCTGCTGCAGCTCAGACTGTTTCTGAGGACAGAGGATGTAATTATACTACACCATTCATAGCAGGGAGTCTTATTAAAGTATATCCTCAATTTAATTTCCCCAATTTTGATGTACTGGTGGCTCTTGGAGTGCGTATCTTCCCAATTGAAAAGAATCCATTCTCCCATATGTACGCTTCTGTACCCAAAGGATACTCGCACACTACAGGCTGTGGTGGTGGGGCAGCGTTTTCTCTGATAGGAAGTATGGATGCTGTCGCTTCATCTCAATTACACGTGCATGTAATTCGTATCTCCCAGGTTACAGTACGTAATCTGGGATTTACGTACTGTGAAGTCACCGGGTGTATGGTGGATAAATCAGAAGGCATTTTAAGCGTCATAATACAGACTACACACTTACAGTATAGGTGGGTTTAACTCAGTTGAAAGGAAATATTACGGGCCTGggtttaaaataatattaaaaatgttttCGCTACAAATGACGAATCACTGATGAATTGATTCTGCGCTACATGTCCTATTTGAGAAACCTCAGCAGATAATGCGCCCTCTGCGGGAAGTCATGTGTCGGTGCACAGAGGTTATTTCAGTTTTTCGTTCTCCCGAGCATGAATAAAATAATAACCACTGATAATAAAGCATGTTACTGTCTTCCTACGTAGCTACCAACTGAAATGCACCTACAGCCCTTTGTAACAGCTCGTCTGAAGGGTTTTAAAAGTGTTTCGGGGTTGTAATCAGTATACTCTGTCTCTGCACTATACGAACACACGGATCAGCAACGAATGCTGTTTGCCTTAAGAAGTGTCCTGCTCTGTGCCCCCGCCGGTAAGGTTTGGGGTAAAACCTGACGCAGATCCCGTTGTTGGCTCAACGTCAGCAGAGTTCTAATCCTGGCTTCCCCCCGAAAATGGATTTTGAATGTGGACATATTCCTCATTTAACTGTTTACACTTGCACGCGTGCATGCCACTGCTGGTACGCAAATTCAGAGAAAACATCTCAATTGCGACCCACAGTTCACTCCGGACAAGACTTTCCTGAACCTTGCGTTTGACTGATGTCTATGGTAGGGACACAGCTTCTCCCCGGCTCCCTGTCCTGCACGCAGGTCTAACAGCAGCCAGAGCATCGCACCTCTGCCTCGGGCAGAACGCAGAGCCGGGTGACGCCTCTCATTGGCTGACAACAAGGGTGGCCCCGCCTGGCCACTTTTCATATAAAAGACAGCAGCCTGTGCAGCTGGCAGCTATTTCTGGCCATTCGTCGGTCTCAGTCGGGGGATCTTGGAGGAACTTTCACTCAGCACCCTGAACCGGCTGTCTGAGGAGAATCTTCATTTGCATCGAGCGGACCTTGGACAACAGTCACCAGCTACTTCAGCCTTCTACGGAATACACCGCCTGCCCGGAACCCACCCGGCGCCATGTGCAAGGACAGTCTGATCACGCTGCCCTCCATCTGTATCGAAAGGTGAGAGAGTCGAGGGACCGTAGGATGGAAATTGTGGCTCTGCAGTGTGACTGCAGAAGATTGCAGTAAGAAATGCGTACATTTGTGTGACAGTTCATTTACTTGACATAAAACCCCAGTCAAGGTTTGCAGTTGACTCCACGTGCAGCTGGCTAGAGGTTAGCTAAGCATCAAATTCTGTGTTCCTACTACTGTTATTTAAGTCTGGGTTAGTGATATAGCTCTAGTCGTCTTGTCTTTGTGTAGCTAAGTATGCACTACACAAATATTTTTTGAAAAGTAAATATCCCAGttcgtttctttcttttttcacaatTGTCACACACAATTTGACCCATCTGAGACTTCACAGAACACAACTTCCAAAATGTATTGAGTTGTTACCTGAATACCCTGGAGGCTCAGGAACATCTAGTAACCATACCGCTGGCACGTTTAACACGCACCTGGGCTGCGTGTAAATCCTGAGGTGATAGTGAACAGACAGGTAGTTCTTCACAGCGAGGGGCTGTGGAAGGCCACTGCAAACATTCCAGCACCGAGAGATTTGCTGATGCTGCACCAGAGAAGGGAGGAGCGAAGGGTGCTGCCTAGCCCAGTCTGATACGCCTGGGAGGAAGGGACTGTCTACTCTCACCCCAGAGACAGGGAACAAGTGTGCAGCATTCTTACCGCGATCTCACACTGATAGAAGAGCTATCTAATGCAGTCCTTAAGCAGGTGAATATTAAATATCTAGTGTCATCACATATTACATAAAAAGGTTGAGAGGTTCCTTACACTGCTCTGCGTTGCCATTCAAGATCTAATTCTAGATGAGGCCTGAGGTGTTAGTAGATCTTTGAGAAGTGACGATCTATCCTGCTCACAGAACGCACGGTAGAGAAGATCTGACGCATAGCACCTCTTTTCAGCACTCCAGTAAAATGAGGGGTCTTGCACTGTGCTGTGAATATCAGAAATAATATTCTGATTGTGTATTTAAACCATAGGTGACCTCATTGGAGAAATTAGTCTGTCTTCCTTCTGTTCCAGAAGTAACAAGAACAAGAatcagcattgccatttcagccctTTATCATTCCAAGCTCGAAATACCGAGTATCATTAAATAGAGTGCTAGGGACAACTGTTGCAGAGatcaaaaggagaaaaaaacaggcaaaagcaTAAAAACCTGTCATTTTGCAAACAACCGGGTAGGGAAGCCGGCCAGCTCCTTTTCCAAAAATGCCTATATATTATATTAACTTGTGCCCATGGAGGGAGGCTTCTAAACGTAGTTCACCGTCACGTTTTTTAGATGGACTTGAAAACTAACAAATGTCTCTTCTTTTCACTTTCAGGGTTAAAGAGCTTGGGGCCCGCTTAGGAGTCTTGCTTCAGAAACCAGATGCAGCGTTTGAACCTGAAAAATGCATCCAGACCAAACCAAGAAACAAACACAGGTAAATCAGGGGCATCACTTGTCACCGACAATTTAACAAAGGGGTTTGTCTTCCCTGTATCAATGGATTTCCCTTTCTGGTCCTTGCCTGTCCTAAAGCTCTTCCTGTTCTTTCTCCAGACTCTGCTTGGAAGATGTGATGAGGTGGAGGGACTCGTTCGACAATCTGCTAAGTTGTAAAGGTGAGTATCAGTCACTTTGAGGGACGGATGGGCAGGCTGTTGTTGGGCCGGATGGATATGCGATGGTGACTCAATGGAGTCACTATGGCCTCAACCCATGGCAGAGTGAGAAATGCTAAAGGTAGATGGATCGATCATGGCTGGCTTGGGGTGGCTGCTGCATGCTAGTGGATAgatgtaacacagctgggttggttgGGAGAAGGTGCAGTGAGAGATGGATGGATCTTGCCTaggtggaagaggaggaaaatGTATGGTatagtctgtttgtatagaccatgaCAAAGTAGGTGGAAGAAAGTTCTGACTTAATTTGGGTGACTGTGAATTGAAGGGCCATGGCTAAATGGGATGGTTATATGTGGCAGGTGGATGGACCATTTATTACTAGAGCATCTGTAACATGATCAGATCAAAGTGCTCTTTTGACTAAGACTATGGATAAGTACAACTTTTTTCGTGAGCTAGTGTGGGAATGGTGGCACATGTGGATGAACCATGGTTGACTGTGGgtgtttgtgaatgggtgggtggaCTGAGACTGAACAAGATAGATATGGTTAAATGCTGATAGAAAGGATGATCTGTTGGACTACCTTGACTAAACCAAAGAGTAAAATAAGGGACCAATGGGATAAACCATATGATCTCCATGAGTCATTCGAGATAAACTGTACAAAGAGCAATGACCTCATGAGATAAACTACAGTATGAAATAGGCAACCAAACGATGCACTAAGGGGAGTGGAGCAATTGATAGGTTATCGTATACAAGTCTGGGATAAGTTGCTGGATGATAATGAAGGTTGTACAAAGTTACTACACTTTGTAGATAAACGCTCTTCCTTTTTAACCATTTTGTTTCTTATTCTGTTCGCACAGATGGCCTTGCAGCATTCTGGGCTTTCCTGAAGACTGAGTTCAGCGATGAGAACCTGGAGTTCTGGCTGGCCTGCGAAAAGTACAAGAAAATTCGCTCAGCTGCCAAACTGTCCTCCAAGGCACAGGAGATCTATGAGCAGTTTATCCAGAACGAAGCCTGCAGGGAGGTGAGTCTGAATTAGATTCACCAGTCTGTTTGTCACATCATAGAGGTTCCCTTGCTGAAGACCAGTTCTTTGGCTTTTAAAAAGATagggcaggaatgcattgctgATCTTTTATGTAGTATCCAAACAATATGGAGATGTTAAGTCTGTGTGCCCAAGCCAGAAGCCGGGGGTTAGGAGTTGTAGGGGTCAGAAAGAGGGTCTTTTTAATACAATTGTAGTGGAGAACACTTACAGTTAATTCCTTTCTTTAATTAACATGCTGTCTCCCATCCTTCCAGGTGAATATCGACCATCACACAAAGGAACTCACTCAACGCCAGTTGGCACATGCAACCCAGAACTGCTTTGATATGGCACAAGCGAAGACGTGGGTCCTCATGGAAAAGGACAGCTACCCTAGGTTCTTGAAATCCACATTCTACCATGACCTTCTAAATATTGCCTCTCACCATGGGGGTGCGCCGTACTCGCACACGTGAACTCTACTCTGATTGTATGAAAAGACTTGCAAATTAGTAGGGTGTGACAGACACCTTGAGTGAGAATTTGGAAGACAACAGTGAGGATCTGGAAGAGAACATTTCCAGAAAGAGTCTGTTCAAGGACTTGTCGTGTGGCCTTTGTTGCAGAAGGTTTCCTCTGGAATATATTCTCAGGATGAACTGAAGTTGCAGTATTTGGGGAGCTGGGTATGCTTATAATGCCTGCTTATTCACCACGAGGCGCATATCTCAAGGGATATACTGCTGTAATATGATTGACTCATTTCAGCCACCACTGCAATGGTATTTATGGTGCTGGGTGTAAGATGGACACACAGTTTTGGTATgcatgaacaaattgtgtgtgtatgCTTATCAGTAATTGTGGAAATATGAGGTAAAGGTTGGtatagtaacttacctttgtgaccgAATCCAGAAGAGTAGGCTGTCAAGACACAGGCACACGTACTTGCAGGCTTGGGTACCACACTGTAGATGGGTGCGTAACAGTTGACAATAATGAACTCAACAAAGTAAGTGTAAAAATGTGTGTTGAATGTTGAGCGTGTAGTGTATTTTTGCACTGTGTTGCTCTGATAGTGTTGCACTGACCTCCGTTACGATGTTTTGACTGGTACTCCTCTGGATCCTGCTAAATGCTGCTAGTATCTGTTCACCAGTCTCTCCCTCTATTTCACTTATTGATACTGTCAGTGACCCTTAGATAATGCAAGAAGACTGGACTAGCCATCTTGCAAAAGATCTGCTGTGCATGTGCTGTGCAAACTGGGAATTTAATAACAAGACCGTGCCAGGAACATTGTGAGATACAAGGGGCAGGTAGGTGCAAAAATATCCAAGCTGGTGCAGTGGGTGATAGGAATCCTGCTTCATAGAGACAAGTCTATAACATTTAGCGCACAGTCCAAATCTGGTAAATGATTTCGAGGACTCTCTGATGGTGGAAGTGTGTGGTCTGATTTGTTTCATCTACTTAAACTAGAGTGCTCATGTGTGGCCGGTGCATTCACAACAATCAGATGAAAATTCAGTCTCAGCTtctgttctgtttttaggggcactTTTTTGGACATTCAGTGACACTATGCGTGGGTAGTTTATAGTGGTTTCCACCATACACTAATTGTGCTCCGGATCAATAAGACTCTTTGGTGTTTGGGTGACTTGGGTGCCTGTGAAGTCCCTCAGATGACCCTGAGTGTAGGGACCCTGCAGACTTTCCTATTGAGGTCTCTCTTTTCTGATACTAATCCTGCTTTTTTGAGCCCCCTTAACCTCCACATTCAATAAttattgttttctgtcaaaaatgtgtaGTCCGGGCGGAATTCATTTTCTCAAATGGCTCCTCCACTAATCTACAACATATTTCTACAGTTACCCTGGTTCAGTTGAACTTGCATTATTGCGTCTGTTCTTTCTGATAGTTTCTGGACTCTGATACTGAACAGGACACCTGAAGCCCCACTTCGCCCATTTGCCAAACACATTATTTCACCATTAACAGAGTTAATTCACTGCTGTCAAGGAAAGCAATGGACCGCCGTTAATAACTGGGGCTCATTCTGGGTCTTACCAATCAAACCTTATCAATGACACCTCTCCTTATCAAGGTTGTGACTAGTGCTGAACAGGATGGGCTTGTGCATGCCCTGGACAAAAGACAGGTACATCAAGGCATCACTTGCGCTACCAGCATTGAGGGGATTTTTGTCAAGCAGATGCGGTCCCAATTGAGGGACTTTGACTATTTTCCGAATGTCTCTATTTATGTATGAATCTAtttgaatatttatatatttatttatttaataatgcCATGCCGTATTCCTTGATGAG is part of the Pleurodeles waltl isolate 20211129_DDA chromosome 4_2, aPleWal1.hap1.20221129, whole genome shotgun sequence genome and encodes:
- the LOC138293066 gene encoding regulator of G-protein signaling 5-like — translated: MCKDSLITLPSICIERVKELGARLGVLLQKPDAAFEPEKCIQTKPRNKHRLCLEDVMRWRDSFDNLLSCKDGLAAFWAFLKTEFSDENLEFWLACEKYKKIRSAAKLSSKAQEIYEQFIQNEACREVNIDHHTKELTQRQLAHATQNCFDMAQAKTWVLMEKDSYPRFLKSTFYHDLLNIASHHGGAPYSHT